From the Glandiceps talaboti chromosome 10, keGlaTala1.1, whole genome shotgun sequence genome, one window contains:
- the LOC144441395 gene encoding flavin-containing monooxygenase 5-like has product MECRRNRIAVIGAGICGLTAIKSCVEEGLEPVCFERHDGLGGMWYYTEELRPNQVLGLYRSVISNNEKEILQLSDFPFPYDIPPYVTHDRVFQYIKDYVTEFDLEKYIQYNRNVTKVQQSADYSISGRWDIKYTDGSDDVKAETFDGVMMCSGGFSKTYTPEIPGYDEFEGTKQHSNVYREPDPYRGKTIIVVGASSTAGELAAELGHTNYCKKVYMSIRRGVKAFRRCNVASSSRATITFPSLASTSASDIIIPDPNKFGNAVGYSGKSMGGMVNDDIADRIASGQVTVIPEIKKFTKTGVVLAGGYEIDGIDAVIFGTGYLIDYPTLEDSIVFDDTDQLKLYKYILPVDLEHHTLTLVGVMQAFLPTTWDTFELQARWSACLFSGRVSVPEKAIMWKNIVNRQRYSRFPKKTPGCTVYQDELAQDIGALPNVWKLLFTDPKLAYIFFFGRVIASCYRLQGPAAWDGARSDMLTVWKSTKPQYKPPAIFKNPIFKYSKFLTKGFIFAIFIVGIAYMSQNWWNQYLY; this is encoded by the exons ATGGAATGTAGGAGAAATCGAATTGCTGTCATCGGAGCTGGTATATGTGGTTTGACTGCAATTAAAAGCTGCGTTGAAGAGGGTCTTGAACCCGTGTGTTTTGAAAGACATGATGGCCTCG GTGGTATGTGGTATTACACTGAAGAATTGAGACCAAATCAGGTTCTTGGGCTCTATCGATCTGTCATCTCAAATAACGAGAAAGAAATACTCCAGCTGTCTGACTTCCCTTTCCCATATGACATACCACCATATGTAACTCATGACAGGGTGTTTCAATATATCAAAGATTATGTCACtgaatttgaccttgaaaagtACATACAGTATAACCGAAATGTAACTAAGGTACAGCAGTCAGCAGACTATTCTATCTCTGGTAGATGGGATATTAAGTATACTGATGGAAGTGACGATGTGAAGGCAGAGACATTTGATGGTGTCATGATGTGTTCGGGAGGATTTTCCAAGACATATACTCCTGAAATTCCAGGATATGATGAGTTTGAAGGAACCAAACAACATTCCAATGTATACAGGGAGCCAGACCCATATAGAGGGAAGACTATTATTGTAGTTG GTGCATCCAGTACAGCAGGTGAACTTGCAGCAGAGCTTGGACATACAAACTACTGTAAGAAG GTATACATGAGTATACGCCGTGGTGTCAAGGCTTTCAGAAGATGTAATGTGGCCTCTTCCAGCAGAGCTACTATAACATTTCCTTCTTTGGCAAGCACATCTGCAAGTGATATCATTATACCAGATCCTAATAAATTTGGAAATGCA gtaGGATATTCCGGGAAATCTATGGGTGGAATGGTGAATGACGACATCGCTGATAGGATTGCTTCTGGTCAGGTGACAGTTATCCCAGAAATCAAGAAATTTACCAAAACAGGTGTTGTGTTAGCAGGTGGATATGAGATTGATGGTATTGATGCTGTTATCTTTGGTACTGGATATTTGATAGACTATCCTACTCTTGAGGATTCTATAGTCTTTG ATGACACTGACCAATTAAAGTTATACAAGTATATATTACCAGTAGACTTGGAGCATCATACATTGACATTGGTTGGGGTGATGCAAGCATTTCTACCAACTACCTGGGATACTTTTGAATTACAAGCAAGATGGAGTGCCTGTCTTTTCAGTGGACGTGTATCAGTTCCTGAGAAAGCTATCATGTGGAAAAATATAGTAAACAGACAGCGCTACAGTAGATTTCCAAAGAAG ACTCCCGGTTGTACTGTTTACCAAGACGAATTAGCACAAGATATTGGTGCATTACCAAATGTTTGGAAACTACTCTTCACTGATCCAAAGTTGGCATACATTTTCTTCTTTGGACGTGTAATTGCGTCATGCTATCGCTTACAGGGTCCAGCAGCATGGGATGGTGCTAGGAGTGATATGTTAACAGTTTGGAAAAGTACCAAACCACAATATAAACCACCAGCAATCTTCAAGAATCCGATTTTCAAATACTCGAAATTCTTGACGAAAGgttttatttttgcaatatttattgtAGGAATTGCATACATGAGTCAGAATTGGTGGAATCAGTATTTGtattaa
- the LOC144441493 gene encoding calponin-3-like, protein MATRPSGFGLTAELDAKKRDRYDIETEKDIRKWIERCTGRPLSVQDIGEENFHEAIKDGVELCHLANTIQPGSVKKINSSKMAFKQMENIGYFLEMVAAYGVPSMFTFQTVDLFEQQNMPQVLDCLRALRTEAEKKGFKPK, encoded by the exons ATGGCAACGCGACCAAGTGGATTTGGCTTGACAGCTGAACTCGACGCAAAG aaaCGAGATAGGTATGATATTGAGACAGAAAAGGATATTCGAAAGTGGATAGAGAGATGTACAGGACGTCCTCTATCCGTACAAGACATTGGAGAAGAGAACTTTCACGAGGCCATAAAAGACGGTGTTGAACTTTGTCA CTTGGCAAACACTATACAGCCAGGATCAGTTAAGAAGATTAATTCAAGCAAAATGGCCTTTAAACAG ATGGAAAATATCGGATATTTTCTGGAAATGGTTGCCGCGTACGGGGTACCATCAATGTTCACATTCCAAACGGTCGATCTATTCGAACAACAAAATATGCCCCAG GTATTGGATTGTCTGAGAGCATTGCGTACTGAG GCTGAAAAGAAAGGATTCAAACCCAAATAA